aacgtgaagctgccatgaagagccgaaattctgcatgtgttgtttcaaaatatttggacatggatctcgattttttcttgaataaacatgatcatgtactgaaaaataaatgataatatgacttgattgaggtttagaaagaatctagacatgcctggttatcgtttgaaatgaaaacgaaaagaagagacgagacggcgcggaggagacggagtggcttgcttctctacctttcttggctctcgatttcttgccttaatccctagctatggctcacgacttttacctctgaaaaggggtcttattttcggtggaggtggagggggagtgatggttatgaaggtgaggagaagggtgcacaataataggatcatatcaagaccaagtcttcccaaatttgaattttgaattatggtttgatatcaaatgagttggtggatgcttctaggaggtagtggccgaattctctcttgattctagactaggatatgtccactaattaattaattaaggttgaaaaatagctaaaagaattagcatgctaatcaaccaagaatgggtcaaaggtgagttggcaagtcctagtttgttcttctaggggtgtgaccgaaaatgcatgataaatggtaggggaaaattgattatctaacaatttaataacccttaaaagtcttactaatcctttaattaatttagtgagctaaccccttaattaagtaacttaaatgagctcatttcttaatcacctcaaataattaaattaaatcctcaaacctccctttctaacttaaatgaacttacttgctagataaattaacttctggaaatatttctcgaatcttaaattctatctcaaaactccgactccggtccggcctcactgaaataactgaaatgctaaaaatcaaactactgaactgaaataatgaataattaatttcaaataaatgcatttaaaataatcatgcaatgaagtcaattaaatttaaaaatctagaattatgcatgacttatacgtaaactgatttacgggttctacatgaaatcagttgactcgtcagttgaactgatttcacacttgttcagttggatTGATCAGTTggatttcttcatcagttgaacactccttcggctggccaggcttttgAGGTTTTCCTACTGAattacctatcaactggacaatcagctcgactgctcaattgacgtaatcagttagactgattcattttgtgcgatcagttgggtctttatttttgcgatgtaaacatctcgtaattgatcctagatgctgcacactaaggtagatcattagtaaaataattaacagGTTTTGTTATGAccaaatcaagattgcgaacttgaaaagttccaacaatctccccttttttgatgattacaaaacctgagcagttaagcgcaatatattcagttcaaggATTAGCAAGTTCAAATTTTATTAAAGGCTCCCCCTTTATAacttaatttaatgaaattaaaataagcAAAAACTCCATCTCCAAAACTGAGTTAaaaccttttaaaaaaaatggatagAATTAAGAAACTACTTTTCAATTGATGAAAAGGAAAGAGTTTTTTGTAACAACTGAGTTTTAAAACCGATTGATAATATTCTTAGATGGAGAGAAAAACAAGAAACTCCCCCCCATAAACTGAATAAAAACCCGTATCTGAAAGATATTTTTATAGTCATTCATTCagagattataatcattcaagcaatgtagaCAAGAGATTTGGAAATATCAATTCAGTTACAATAAAACACAGCTGAAGAAATACGATGtttatttaaagaaatttccttgtatttacatctgagtacatatatcagttgaacaagaaatattACTACAAtggtagcatattttaaacaacatcagatatcagttggtttgtgtgacagaactggatataccatcgattggttgcttgactgcttgaattgctgcatcggttgtgagtttatcttgctagagaaacgagttaaactgcttgaacttgactCTTAGCAGACTAATTAgtcgagcagactctgactaaGCTCAACTAGAATGCAGCTGGTGATTTTAATCATCCAACGTCCCAGAATGGATGAGTTTCatctgaagaacagctgacctggtaggcttgcaactaAAGACTTGTTCAAGGAGCAATTTAGCTGTGtatctttgcagatgattctcagtcccctgCAGACTAATTAAAAACCCCTAGTAAAGAGTCTAAAGAATTGGCTGCAATTTTAGTcgcagagccaatcctctcaactctttaccaaagagcgacatataaatattttcaaatagttttgaaaatcgtatgagatacttttaaatagcttttaacaaTATTTTAAAGTGAGATTTTAAAACActgttttcttcaaatgttcttcttataacaacccgctctgataccaattgaaggaatGTTTGCTCAgcatctttgggatgcttcaaaaaaaatattctccaatgagctgcaatagctcgtgttctaagaatattaacaccgataaattaaattgagtttggttttaaaaccaagcggtagaaactcgaagtaatccttcgtgaagagtactgatatatttagaaaatattttaacttatgtaaactcactaactgaaataagacagattagtttttgcattcttcagttcagttacggtgacaactgaactgacaaatactccaactgatcaaaacagtttgaaaacaatagttaatcagttaaatacacaatatatgtttatggatgttcggagacttcaactgctcctacgtcacccattctatCTCCACagataggatccactagaagactttgatcgatacaaaaattgtacagacccacttcagcttggactaaacactgccaaaactgaaactcttagttaacaacaattttcacagttctacgactgatcttagcacaactgatctagttaaagATCGAAGGTAATACAAAATAGCTTGTGCTAGTTAGCTCAAAAGGCAGCCTCAACTGCTACAAATGAATCTTATAAGTGTGAGATATGCAAATTTGAATAAAtctcagcagagtaacagcaagctttttgaTAATGGTTCGTATATTTTTTGACTGCTCTTctctcctatttataggcttctctttcaacggtaacattaaataatatttgaatcttaAATCCGTTCATTGCCACATCactattcttctgacattcgtacactgtaaacTCTgatatgcggcgttccactacgattTGCAGTCTACTTTTGTACTACTGTCAGTTCagcggttgaatgtccttttcaacaacTTATActgtgtacagctgaatgatcagctgataagcaatagctggtaagctcacaactgaatgaatcaactgatcagtttccaactgatcagtcagttgtaaattcagttcagctggtatCTGTTGCCTTTAATAATCTGCGCTACTCTTCAATTAGGCAATCTGTCAGTATCAGTTAATccaataaatatatagtttgtcAAACAGCCGAAATTACGTTTCCAACACACTTCATTCCTCTACTACTTTTTGCACAAAATGAAATTGAACTCTAATGTGTTTAGTCTTGGAATAAAATGCTGGATTTCTTGTGATGTGCAAGGTACTTTGACTGTTACAAAACAAAGGAAAATTTTCTTGTTTGTGCCTGATATCTTCCAATAACCTTTCAATCCATATTTCCTCCGTGTAAGCTCAAGTAGCTGCCTTTATTCTGCTCCCGTAGTAGATAACACCACAACTTTTTGCAGTTtttggaatatttcatgttctcaatcttgattttgatgttaacaaaactttttattttgtttttaatgattttacctaagtgcgcagaaactggAACTGATTAGGATTCAAattgatcagttatcgagccaaaactgaagctatcgagacgcaaactgaaagcacCAACTAATCGCCCAAACTGAATCAATTAAACTGATATAttaaagaccagttcaactgattgtccagctgataggcaattcagcagaagaccttcagaccGACCAGCTAATGAAGAGCTCAACCGATGAAGagtccagctgaccagttcaactgaagcagcgaAATAAGTTCAGCTGATGAGCCGAATGATTTCATAaaaccagttcaagatcagttcaactgatcagttcagaacatcagttaggaatcaatcagtttgcagaacacgacaagcttattcaatgaaATCCAGTTGTGCGCATTGAGGAAAAATTTTTGTCTAGTCAAAGGAAAATAATAGACATTGCAGCAGTGTTTAAATCCAAAATGaaggatcgagtgtgctagtgcctttgaaggcatttcgaacactatattctccaatgagctgcaatagctcgtgttctacaAATGTTAAAactgatgaattagatcgagtttggtttaaaccAAACAGaaaaaactcgaagtaatccttcgtgaagaagactattatattagaaaacattttaacttatttaaactgaataactgaaaaaagggtagattagtttttgcattcatcagttcagttatggtgacaactgaactgatggacactctaactgatccaaacaattTGAAAACAGCAGttatcagttaaatacacaagatgtgtttatggatgttcggaaacttcaactgctcctatgtcaccccttctacctctaCGTGTAGGatctactagaagactttgatttatataaccacttgtacaaacccactcagctaggacttacactactgcctaaattgaattcctagctacgactgaaagcagcaccttccagccaatacttttttaacgtctatgtgacaAAGACTACACACACAAGTTTAacgtatttgtgcaagattatatttgagtggtggtgagtgtatttgtgtgtgagaactgaacaaggatgttctcacacactgagggagataagcttctaaactaagctgatttGTCTTAGGtatccctctgggctgattgcttcttgaaagctgatgAGCAAATAAGCATGCCCTTTCTAAACTACACTCTCTCTGGTATTTGCGTTGAAGCTCTCACtctgtcttcactgatctttatcttaaatttataggcgcgaagttagatcgtacagtgagactcatttattgtattcgttgcattttgaattcgtttcttggaatttgtgtctcgactttttgaCTGCCTTTATGAAACGTCTGTCTTTAATGTACTGATGCAACGTCTGTTATTTTTCTTTGACTAGACAATTactttgtacctttgtgtatagctggaatccactagAAAGAGATTGTCTtgatctacaactgaaagattctgactgatgcttcgaactagttagctgaactgatcttcagttgggctggtgaaatcagttgacttgtcaattgaactgatttcactctcatTCAGTTGTACTGATCATCTGGGTTTCTTCAttagttgaacactccttcagctggccaggcttctgaggttctcctgctgaaccacctatcaactggacaatcagctggactactcaattgacgtaacagttagactgattcagtttgtgcgatcagttgaatcttcagtttgcgatgtaaataGTTCGTGACTGATCCTAGCTAcagcacactaaggtagattattagtaacacaaaataacaagtttttttaacatcaaaatcaagattgcgaacttgaaaagttccaacacaaaacgttccagaatggTTGCCGGAAAGTACAGACACATTTCGAGGAacgaattcaaactgcaacgttcatatttgatgagtctttaTGTACGGTCTCATTGCATCTATAAATACCAGATCAAGATCATCAATATACAAGCGTGTGGAAAACACacaagtgtgtgaagataaaaagaagaGAAATAGGGCATGCCAACCACTTAGTCTAGAAGCAAAATTCTcaatgtgtgagaacactttcgtgttgtattcatagatccAGTTCTCACACGCTGACACACCATCACTCACAAATACAGAAAATTGAGCATACTGATAAGTtaagtgagtcttgcacaaagacgtaaaacttgtgtatgtagtattttacacatagacgttaaacaagtgttggatggaaggtgctgccttcagtctaagcTAGAAGTTCAGTTAGACActagggtaagtcctaagcggagtgagtttgtacaaagctttgtataaatcaaagtcttcaagtggaacctacccgaggtggtagaaagggtgacgtaggagtagttgaagtctccgaacatccataaacatatcttgtgttattaactgtttaactattgttttcaaactgattttatcagttcagctgttatcagttcagttctcaccacaactgaactgatatatgcaagaactgatcccccttatatcagttaatcagtttatAAAAGCTAAaaaaagctttaaactgatacgttgcatgtttgattttaaagaaaatttatgtatatgCTTGATTTTTAAAAGTGATGAATCTGATAATATgctttgaaggatgagagttggttgtgactaatatgatgacatgttaatacgatgatatgtaaggttaagtctcagtggatgggtaatattgtcaCTGATGTCTCTGCTGCAGAGTACCGCAGTTATacttagatggatccatcgtctaATACGATgctacgaaagtcacagctaattaacggaattcaaattaagaaaaacgAACATgcatatgttgatatgatgatatatcactacaagaaaattgGCCTTCAACAACACACcaacgacaacgatttttcactaaaaccgttttcttttagtttttaacaacgattttagtgaaaaccgttgtcttttagcgttttttaagcaaaagataacggtttttagaaaatcgttgtctttgagcgtttATTTAGGGTGAAAGACAATGGTTCtataaaccgttgtctattagcgtgtttttttgacAATCGACAACagttttagaaaaccgttgtcgattgacGTGTTTTTTAGACAACCAACAAaggttttttaaaatttttgctaTATTTAGCGACTGTTTcgcaaaaaccgtcgctatatttagcgacggtattaATAAAACCGTTGCAATTTTTAGATTAGTGACAATTTggcttaaaccgtcgctaaatgtagcgaTGATTttaattaaaccgtcgctatttttaaattagcgatgatttaataaaaaactgttactaatagcgacggtttatgatTAACCTTCGCTAATAGCGATGGTTCAATagacaaccgtcgctaatagggACGATTTAACCAACAatagtcgctaatagcgacggttttaccaaACTCCGTCGTAAAtatgtctataaatatccggtttttcggtccattttcctccacaacacaacacttaaaatttttctgtcTTACAcaattttagtttcgatttaggataAGTTTTTTCGATTTAATctttggtaaatttttaagtgtttgttaagatcatgaataatGTTAACATAGTCAGATTGTAGgtttattttgtatattatttaattattaaagtaattttttttcttttacttaaaaaattagTGACGGATTATGTAATTAGCGACGGCTTTATCAGAAACCGCCGCTACTTAGCGATGACTTTATAATAAACCGTCGCTAGGTAGCGTTAGTTTATTATAAAGTCGTTTGTTACGATATGTAGGTGTTTTTCTAGGATTTTTACTTGGTTTTATTCTACTCACATCATTGATGGCCGAGTTTTCAACGTTTTCGAACTGCAGTAACTTATTTGTCATtgaattacgattatttttaaaggttttatgtttcAGCAGtagtgcatgcatgcaaaactttagaatttcgaaaataagttttaaaaaaaattctagcagtatttaaaattagtagacgtcacagttggtatcagttCAAGGTTCCTCTATAGGGTTGTGACACCACTAACTTCTGTAGCTCAATCTTcaaacctcaagtctgtaagattttatgttttaaatgttttactgctatcacctgcatgattACAAGATATACATTTTACGATGATTTACGGTGCCTGTTTAGCTGCTttcatgatttaaagatttattgttTTGAAAAATAGAATAAATTGCATGATGAGTTACGTTTAGAATTGGACTGTGTTCAGAtatcatgcctcccagacgcgcCCCCAGTACAGACCGTCAGGATGATATTCCTGGAGGCGATAGAGGTCTCccgccaccaccaccaccaccaccgccatTGGATTCAGCTACTGGAGTTCTCGAGGGTGCGCCTGCTCCCCGACCCTAGACTGACATATATGAGCAGTTTAGACGGCTCAACCCGAATGAGTTTGGgggcaccaccgatccattcTTAGCAGAGGGTTGGATTCTATCCTTGGAGCTACATTTTCAATACCTGGATATGAGGGATGGCGATTGGGTTAGGTGCGCCACGCatatgttgagagatgatgCATCCCTTTGGTGGGACGGAGCAGCGCACATGCTAAACTTGGATACCCTCACGTGGGATCAGTTCAAGGAGGCTTTCTATGGTAAGTATTTCCTAGCTGATGTTAGGGGTCGCCTGAtgagggagttcatgagtctccacCAGGGGGACTCGACTATAGCAGAGTTCATACGGAAGTTTGACATGGGCTGTCACTTTGCGCCCCTAATTGCTAGAGATGCCGctcagaagctgaggcatttcatggatggcctaaGGCCTACTTTGTGCCGGGATGTGATGCTTATGTGACCGGCTAGTTACGATGAGGCGACTGGTTGTTATTTTCAGGCGGAGCAGGCCCTCCGGGATAGTGACGCTGAGATGCAGCGGAAGAGGCATCAGGCCCAGTCTAGCTCTCCCAGCCACATAAGAAGCAGTTTACAGGGCCACCGAGGCAGCAGGGGCAGCAAAAGCCCCATAGACAGTTTAGGAGGCTAGGAAAGCAGCGGCCGCCTCAGGCACCAGGGGATCCGAAGCTGGAAGAAGGGCAGCCGTGTAAGCAGTGCAACAAGTTACACTATGGCAAATGCATATAGGGCACCTTCAGATGCTTCATATGCAATAAGGAGGGGTACAAGGTGACATACTTCCCTAGGAACAAGGGCCCCACTACTGGCggagcttatgtgatgcacgtcaTGGAGGCAAAAGCCGAGCCCGACTCTACTTTGATCACCAGTAACTTCCATGCTTAAGTTTATTGTTTAGCGCTTGATTCCATGagattatatgatttttatgagaaGTAACTATTGAGAGAGAACATAGAAggaattaggatgcatgctctacctagttggatttagtgactgaattgcatgaatttagaattttaaGGGACTATTTTAGAATTGTTGAAATTTTAGAGATTTAATTATTAGTTCTAGAATTTTACGATTACAAGgggataaatttgaaaattttgaggggtCAAAGATGcatatttcaaaaatttgtaGGGCCAAATGTAATATTCGAAACTTTAAATTCTAAAattgcaaatttcgaaatttttgaggtttaatttcgaaatttttggaggaATACTTGGTTTAATTCAATAATTTTTCGAGGAATTTGGGATAATTGCTGATAAGAAACTTCTTAAGCTTCAACGCaatcagatttgatggtatgctTTGTCGCAGAaaggatatatatttcaagTGTAGCCAcacatgcattgctagattccggAGCTACAAATTCGTTTATATTCGAGACGTTcgtcaagcgactaggaatcatactaGTGGCGCTGGATTCACGATTCAGGGTATCGATTCCATTCGGAGATCAGATGTTCACTTTTCCGATAGTGAGGGTAATGGAGCTTCGGTTGCAGAGTAATGCGGTACAGgcatatttgattatgataCCGTTACCGGAGTTCGACATCATCTTGGGAGTGGACTGGATTTCTTCTAATTGAATTGCCATATATTTTCGACGGAGGTCAGTATCTGTCAGACCGCCCAACGATAGGCATTTGTATTTGAGGAAGCCAGACATTAGCAGATACCTCAcatcatttcctgcatgtgtgcgaggaagctcatgaAGAGAGGCTGCCAGCCAATTCTCACTGGTATTGTATCAGTGTCagagccagtcagtcagaggctagaggacGTTGATCTAGTCAGAGATTTCTCCAGtgttttccctgacgatgtttcaggcatcccaccggacagagatgtggatTTTTCTATTGAGCTCATTCCAGGCacaatgccgatctctaagGCATCTTACCGTTTAGCGcctgcagagatgaaggagCTGAAAGATCAGATTCAAGATCTtttagataagggtttcattcccCCTAGATTTTCTCCTTGGGGAGCGTCGGTTctgtttgtaaagaaaaaggatggcagtatgcgactctgcattgattacagagagatgAACAGAGTCATTGTCAAGAACAAATATCCGTTTCTAGGGatcgaggatttatttgatcagcttcagggagcttcggtattctcgaagatagatctccgATATGGATACCATCAACTGTAGGTTAGAGAGtctgacgtgcaaaagaaagcCTTCTGTACGcgttatggacactatgagtttatggtgatgcccttcggtttgacgaacACGCCAGCGAtgttcatggatctcatgagtCGCGTGTTTCATCCatatttggatcagttcgtcatagttttcattgacaaTATCCTGATATATTCggggagcagagaggagcataatcagcatctgaggacCATACTGCAGACTTTACATAACAGAcgactgtatgccaagttcagcaagtgatcgagcaaaacttgcaatGTAAAATCCTAAATAAAAATTAGTAatattcaagctcgaaataatcgcaagtgcacaatgtcaagtaatagtataatgtacgagaatacgagtatcgttccactagaGACTTTATTTCGCAATTATTATTtccagttattaaatctttagcaacgaaatttgaatgattgtttactactactatgtttaaataaaaactcaatcaAAAAGTTCAAGAATTAAACGATGAAATATATAAGTTAGAAtggttaattaaaattaaatgaaatgaatttgttgggaatctcggttcacctaaCCCTCGTCATttacttaattcgttcgatagtgatctACGCTTCCGACAAAATTTCATAGAAaattgaacacgccctctcgagcTAGGCAAAAAtaattctactcagtgaagtaattaaatctctttaattatttataacaggtgaattgcatgtcgttctatgaaatcccctagatTTCGCCCTACtagactatgactatcgacgtgtatctgacttcatatttctatataaattgtaaatccacggaCTATGCTACTCGATCTTATCACAGATTATTCTTTCGAACTCACTTGCAATATAGAAtagttattaaagttagctacgcctTAACAACGCGATAAAACAATAGCACAATCAGGAATAAACAAAAAATCGAAATATGAATTAAATAAACTCAGTGTCGGGGTAGGAttcccttaaatcccaacaaataaagTAAATTAGCTACTCAATGACATAATTAAACTAAGAAAAACAATgtttaaataatagaaaataaACTCGAAATACTAGACGTGACGAAATATGCGAAGAACAGTGCTCGGAAATCTTCAAATATTCACTTCAAGCACAAAAACCTCTCCAAAGTTTGTGGCGACTCTTGAATAATGTCAGAATGATACCTCAAAATCGTCCAATCCCCTTTCCATATCATCCTCCTTCAGAAAATAAAGGAAGAAATCAGCCAacaaatctttccaaaattaagcggtgctcgggcggtcaaatcctatcgctcgagcgccacatcctttgttttcatctttttctcaaatctaactACGCTCGAGCAGTCAAATCCTACTGCTCGAGCCCCAAGTATTCtctattttttcttttgaaatcatacctctcgcgcccgggcgctaagattctaccgctcgggcgctagCCTTTCTGCCACTTTTTTTGGCTTGCACATTTTTGTTCCGATTTCAGTTTTCCGACCATTTTACCTGCAAATTCATCATGTACAAGTGAGACACAATCATATGCATATGCTTACTCCaaaacgaacaaaatgtaaatgaaagtCACGtgtgcacaatgcaaacacacaaaAAACTAATGCATTAAACACATAAAACGAcacctatcaaccccctcatactgaCCTTTTGCTTTCCCTTAAGCAAAATAGGTCCTAGACCAATACCACGACACGAAACAAAACACAAAGTAAAAATACTAACACCACAAAATCGATGGCGAAACAGCAGACTGACATCTCATGTCTCAGCGGGTTTTTGAACTACATCCAATTAGTCAAATCACAGCATCCATTAACACCCCTTTCAAAGCACCAcgtagaaaaattttatttggacagaaaatgtgtttgtgtgtgtactGTGTGTTCTACTAGCTTGTGCTTCAGATAGTTTTATTCGCAAATCATGTGAGTCACCAAATCAACAATTCAACGCAAGTTTTCACTCTCCCGAGTTCCGTTTCTATTTGTGACCGACCAGCAAACACCGTGTAGTAGAATTCCATGGTTGTACAACGATATATAAGGGGGATAATGTCCACAAGAGTTCAAGTGGTCCAAAAAGATAGGGAGTACACcgatcattttcattatgcacttgtcaagattttcatcttacattcctcaacgccttacatctccatctttttagcCTAGGGATAGGATTTCACGAAATTTGAATGATTGTTTACTACTACTATgttaaaataaaaactcaatcaAAAAGTTCAAGAATTAAACGATGAAATATATAAGTTAGAAtggttaattaaaattaaatgaaatgaatttgttgggaatctcggttcacctaaCCCTCGTCATttacttaattcgttcgataatgATCTACGCTTCCGACAAAATTTCATAGAAaattgaacacgccctctcgagcTAGGCCAAAAtaattctactcagtgaagtaattaaatctctttaattatttataacaggtgaattgcatgtcgttctatgaaatcccctagatTTCGCCCTACtagactatgactatcgacgtgtatctgacttcatatttctatataaattgtaaatccacggaCTATGCTACTCGATCTTATCACAGACTATTCT
This window of the Primulina tabacum isolate GXHZ01 chromosome 4, ASM2559414v2, whole genome shotgun sequence genome carries:
- the LOC142541873 gene encoding uncharacterized protein LOC142541873, which produces MRDGDWVRCATHMLRDDASLWWDGAAHMLNLDTLTWDQFKEAFYGKYFLADVRGRLMREFMSLHQGDSTIAEFIRKFDMGCHFAPLIARDAAQKLRHFMDGLRPTLCRDGTFRCFICNKEGYKVTYFPRNKGPTTGGAYVMHVMEAKAEPDSTLITKRIYISSVATHALLDSGATNSFIFETFVKRLGIILVALDSRFRVSIPFGDQMFTFPIVRVMELRLQSNAVQAYLIMIPLPEFDIILGVDWISSN